A genomic segment from [Flavobacterium] thermophilum encodes:
- the yegW gene encoding Uncharacterized HTH-type transcriptional regulator yegW, producing MSIKSDNRHLYLQVIDRLKHDIETGVYKEKQKLPSEFELAKQLGVSRATLREALRVLEEENIIIRRHGVGTFVNARPLFTSGIEQLSSVTDMIRQAGRKPGTIFLSSSIQLPTEDDMRRFQCRPDDEILLIERVRTADGEPVVYCLDKILCKYLPKGISYEHESLFENLHNQTHRDIAYAVARIEPLGYHEKVSPILQCDPETALLVLKQMHFDKNDEPIFYSTNYFRSDKFSFHVMRKRFGF from the coding sequence ATGTCAATCAAATCAGACAACCGCCATCTGTACTTGCAAGTCATCGACCGTTTGAAACACGATATTGAAACTGGCGTGTACAAAGAAAAGCAAAAGCTGCCGTCTGAGTTTGAGCTTGCCAAACAGCTTGGCGTCAGCCGGGCGACGCTGCGGGAAGCGCTGCGGGTGCTGGAGGAGGAAAACATCATCATCCGCCGCCATGGCGTCGGAACGTTTGTCAACGCCCGGCCGCTGTTTACGTCCGGCATCGAGCAGCTGTCGAGCGTCACGGATATGATCCGCCAAGCCGGACGAAAACCGGGAACGATTTTTTTGTCTTCTTCCATCCAGCTGCCGACAGAAGACGATATGCGCCGTTTTCAATGCCGCCCGGACGACGAGATTTTGTTGATCGAGCGGGTGCGCACCGCCGACGGGGAGCCGGTCGTCTATTGCCTCGATAAAATTTTGTGCAAGTATTTGCCAAAAGGCATTTCGTACGAACACGAATCGTTGTTTGAAAACTTGCACAACCAAACGCACCGCGACATCGCCTATGCAGTTGCGCGCATCGAGCCGCTCGGCTATCATGAAAAAGTGTCGCCGATTTTGCAATGCGACCCGGAAACCGCCCTGCTCGTGCTCAAGCAAATGCATTTCGACAAAAACGACGAGCCGATTTTTTACTCGACCAACTACTTCCGTTCCGACAAATTCAGCTTTCATGTCATGCGGAAACGGTTTGGTTTTTAA
- the spoIIIE gene encoding Stage III sporulation protein E, with protein MAKRKRQKKGKPPKKQSWTETIRFELIGLGLLAVAVVAMARLGLVGETFVLVGRFFFGEWYMLLIGGVFILSLILIWKRSWPSWASRPFVGVSVITAALLLLSHDKLFELMSRRGELDPSIIRTTWGLFWNEASGKAADVDLGGGMVGALLFAASYQLFDSLGTKWICFLLFVVGFVVLTGKSLRETIGQIVVGAAALVRKEWLAFVADVKQWLAGRKRRASVERGRRSRRTAAYPAEESAEARAAEADDELLSPPPIISDFAAVRATAEPEEEKQLPAEDDDSEGGASPPLAFSEHENANYDLPPLELLRPPKPAGQSTDHANIYANARKLEKTFQSFGVKAKVTQVHLGPAVTKYEVYPDVGVKVSKIVSLSDDLALALAAKDIRIEAPIPGKSAIGIEVPNEEIATVSLREVLEAVEHTRSESKLLIPLGRDISGEVVAAELNKMPHLLIAGATGSGKSVCINGIIVSLLMRTKPHEVKLMMIDPKMVELSVYNGIPHLLTPVVTDAKKAAQALKKVVQEMERRYELFSHTGTRNIEGYNEHIRQQNEAALEQQPLLPYIVVIIDELADLMMVASSDVEEAITRLAQMARAAGIHLIIATQRPSVDVITGVIKANIPSRIAFSVSSQIDSRTILDVGGAEKLLGRGDMLFLPMGASKPVRVQGAFVSDQEVEDVVQFVIGQQQAQYYEEMIVPEEEANASAFEDDLYEEAVRLVVEMQSASVSMLQRRFRIGYNRAARLIDAMEERGVVGPYEGSKPRAVLWSKEDLKKTS; from the coding sequence ATGGCGAAACGAAAGCGACAAAAAAAAGGAAAACCGCCAAAGAAACAGTCATGGACGGAGACGATTCGCTTTGAATTGATCGGTCTCGGGCTGCTGGCTGTTGCCGTTGTGGCGATGGCCCGCCTCGGGCTTGTCGGGGAAACATTCGTGCTTGTCGGCCGCTTTTTTTTCGGCGAATGGTACATGCTGTTAATAGGGGGAGTGTTCATTTTATCGCTCATCCTCATTTGGAAACGATCGTGGCCGTCATGGGCGAGCCGTCCGTTTGTCGGCGTGTCAGTCATCACAGCGGCGCTTCTGCTTTTGAGCCATGACAAGCTGTTTGAACTCATGTCGCGGCGCGGTGAGCTTGATCCGAGCATCATTCGGACGACGTGGGGGCTGTTTTGGAACGAAGCAAGCGGCAAGGCGGCCGATGTGGATTTAGGGGGCGGAATGGTCGGCGCCCTGTTATTTGCCGCCAGCTATCAGCTGTTTGATTCGCTCGGGACAAAATGGATTTGTTTTCTGCTGTTTGTAGTCGGCTTTGTCGTATTGACCGGGAAATCGCTGCGCGAAACGATCGGACAGATAGTTGTTGGGGCGGCCGCGCTTGTGCGGAAGGAATGGCTGGCGTTCGTCGCCGATGTGAAACAATGGCTCGCGGGGAGAAAACGGCGAGCGAGTGTAGAACGAGGCCGGCGTTCACGGCGGACGGCCGCCTATCCGGCCGAGGAATCGGCAGAAGCCAGGGCTGCTGAGGCGGACGACGAATTGCTTTCGCCGCCGCCGATCATATCCGATTTTGCCGCCGTCCGGGCGACCGCCGAGCCGGAAGAAGAGAAACAGCTGCCTGCGGAAGATGACGACAGCGAAGGGGGGGCATCCCCGCCGTTGGCGTTTTCCGAGCATGAAAATGCCAATTACGATTTGCCGCCGCTTGAACTTCTCCGTCCGCCAAAGCCGGCTGGGCAATCGACCGACCATGCGAATATTTATGCCAATGCGCGCAAGCTGGAAAAAACGTTCCAAAGCTTTGGCGTCAAGGCGAAAGTGACGCAGGTGCACCTTGGCCCGGCGGTGACAAAATATGAAGTGTACCCGGACGTCGGGGTGAAAGTAAGCAAAATCGTCAGCTTAAGCGACGACTTGGCGCTCGCCTTGGCGGCGAAAGACATCCGCATTGAAGCGCCCATCCCCGGCAAGTCCGCAATCGGCATCGAAGTGCCGAACGAGGAGATCGCCACCGTCTCGCTGCGCGAAGTGCTGGAGGCGGTCGAGCACACAAGGTCCGAATCCAAGCTGTTGATCCCGCTCGGGCGCGACATTTCCGGGGAAGTCGTTGCCGCCGAGTTGAACAAAATGCCGCATTTGTTGATCGCCGGCGCTACCGGGAGCGGGAAAAGCGTCTGCATCAACGGCATTATCGTCAGCCTGCTCATGCGCACCAAGCCCCATGAAGTGAAGTTGATGATGATTGACCCGAAAATGGTCGAGCTAAGCGTCTACAATGGCATTCCGCATCTGTTGACGCCGGTCGTCACCGATGCGAAAAAAGCGGCTCAAGCGCTGAAAAAAGTCGTCCAAGAAATGGAACGGCGCTACGAGCTGTTTTCCCATACCGGCACGCGCAACATTGAAGGGTATAACGAGCATATCCGTCAGCAGAACGAAGCCGCGCTGGAGCAGCAGCCGCTTTTGCCATATATCGTCGTCATCATTGACGAACTGGCTGACTTGATGATGGTCGCTTCGTCAGATGTGGAAGAGGCGATCACTCGGTTGGCGCAAATGGCGCGCGCGGCCGGCATTCACTTGATCATCGCCACTCAACGCCCGTCGGTTGACGTTATCACGGGCGTCATTAAGGCCAACATTCCGTCACGCATCGCGTTCAGCGTCTCATCGCAAATTGACTCACGCACCATTCTCGATGTGGGCGGGGCGGAAAAACTTCTCGGCCGCGGCGACATGCTGTTTTTGCCCATGGGCGCGTCCAAACCGGTGCGCGTGCAAGGCGCATTTGTGTCCGATCAAGAAGTGGAAGACGTCGTCCAATTTGTCATCGGCCAGCAGCAGGCCCAATATTACGAGGAGATGATCGTACCGGAAGAGGAGGCGAACGCATCGGCCTTCGAAGACGACTTGTATGAAGAGGCCGTCCGCCTTGTTGTGGAAATGCAAAGCGCTTCTGTGTCGATGCTGCAGCGCCGCTTCCGCATTGGCTACAACCGCGCCGCCCGGCTGATCGACGCCATGGAGGAGCGAGGCGTCGTCGGTCCGTACGAAGGGAGCAAACCGCGCGCGGTTCTTTGGTCGAAAGAAGATTTGAAAAAGACGTCGTAG
- a CDS encoding Peptidase M16 inactive domain — protein sequence MVDEKVTAVGPVRVHTISTDKYKTNTIVWKMKAPLAKETVTLRALLPYVLQSGTADYPSVKALRTYLDELYGATLNVDLTKKGEHHIMTIRIDVANERFLPEQTPLLSKALQLLADLLFRPALDGGRFVTDIVEQEKRALRQRIQAVYDDKMRYANMRLVEEMCKGEPYALSPNGELEDVDAITAEGLHRYYERALAEDELDLYVIGDVDEEEVLNTVRQRFLLPDRAEPARTPQAQAKARGEVKEVIERQDVKQGKLNIGYRTNVTYEDDDYYALQMFNGIFGGFSHSKLFINVREKASLAYYAASRLESHKGLLMVMSGIEPDNYEKARRIIDEQMQAMKNGDFTDEEIAQTKAVIRNQLLETLDTPRGLVEVLYHNVVSTRKRPIDEWMAGTDQVTREDVVRVADKVELDTVYFLTGMEATEDGKTGV from the coding sequence TTGGTCGACGAAAAAGTCACAGCGGTCGGACCGGTTCGCGTCCATACGATTTCGACCGATAAGTACAAAACGAACACGATCGTTTGGAAAATGAAAGCGCCGCTCGCCAAGGAAACGGTCACGCTGCGCGCGCTTTTGCCATACGTCTTGCAAAGCGGCACGGCCGACTATCCGAGCGTTAAGGCGCTGCGCACCTATTTGGATGAACTGTACGGGGCGACGCTGAACGTCGATTTAACGAAAAAAGGCGAACATCATATCATGACGATTCGCATCGATGTCGCCAATGAACGATTTTTGCCGGAGCAAACGCCGTTGCTTTCGAAAGCGCTTCAGCTCTTGGCCGATCTTCTGTTCCGCCCGGCTCTTGATGGCGGGCGGTTTGTCACCGACATTGTCGAGCAGGAAAAGCGGGCACTCCGTCAACGCATTCAGGCGGTGTATGATGACAAAATGCGCTATGCGAACATGCGCCTTGTAGAAGAAATGTGCAAAGGCGAACCGTACGCGCTCTCGCCTAATGGCGAGCTCGAGGATGTCGACGCCATTACAGCGGAAGGACTGCACCGCTATTATGAGCGGGCGTTGGCTGAAGATGAGCTTGACTTGTATGTCATCGGCGATGTCGACGAAGAAGAGGTGCTCAACACCGTCCGTCAGCGCTTTTTGCTGCCCGACCGCGCAGAGCCGGCGCGTACGCCCCAAGCTCAGGCAAAAGCGCGTGGGGAAGTGAAGGAAGTGATCGAACGGCAAGACGTCAAGCAAGGGAAATTGAACATCGGCTACCGAACGAATGTCACATACGAGGATGACGATTACTACGCCTTGCAGATGTTTAATGGCATTTTTGGTGGTTTTTCCCATTCGAAGTTGTTCATTAACGTCCGCGAGAAGGCGAGCCTTGCTTATTACGCCGCCTCAAGACTTGAAAGCCATAAAGGGCTTTTGATGGTCATGTCCGGCATTGAGCCGGACAATTACGAGAAGGCGCGGCGCATTATCGACGAGCAAATGCAGGCGATGAAAAACGGCGATTTTACGGATGAAGAAATCGCGCAGACGAAAGCGGTCATCCGCAATCAGCTGCTTGAGACGCTCGACACGCCGCGCGGACTTGTCGAGGTGTTGTACCATAACGTCGTCTCAACGCGAAAGCGCCCGATCGATGAATGGATGGCCGGCACCGATCAAGTGACACGCGAGGATGTGGTGCGCGTCGCTGACAAGGTGGAGTTGGATACGGTGTACTTTTTGACCGGAATGGAGGCGACGGAAGATGGAAAAACGGGTGTATGA
- a CDS encoding signal peptide peptidase SppA, 36K type, whose product MDKERYLQEETEEKPETKTEEATAAITQLGQTNVPQMEPDTNIHCLTIVGQIEGHIQLPPQNKATKYEHVIPQIVAIEQNPKIEGLLVILNTVGGDVEAGLAIAEMLASLSKPTVSIVLGGGHSIGVPIAVSCNYSFITETATMTIHPIRLTGLVIGVPQTFEYLDKMQERVVRFVTKHSNISEEKFKELMFSKGNLTRDIGTNVVGPDAVRYGLIDEVGGVSQAMAKLRQLIEAKKGGEGKMIQ is encoded by the coding sequence ATGGACAAGGAGCGTTACCTTCAGGAAGAGACGGAAGAAAAACCGGAAACGAAAACGGAAGAGGCCACTGCTGCCATCACCCAGCTTGGGCAGACGAACGTCCCGCAAATGGAACCGGATACGAACATTCATTGTCTGACGATTGTCGGCCAAATTGAAGGTCATATTCAGCTGCCGCCGCAAAACAAGGCGACAAAATACGAACATGTGATCCCGCAAATCGTCGCCATTGAGCAAAATCCGAAAATCGAAGGGCTGCTCGTCATTTTAAATACGGTCGGCGGTGATGTGGAGGCCGGGCTTGCGATTGCGGAAATGCTCGCTTCGCTGTCAAAACCGACCGTTTCCATCGTGCTTGGCGGCGGCCATTCGATCGGCGTGCCGATCGCCGTTTCGTGCAACTATTCGTTCATCACTGAGACGGCGACGATGACGATTCATCCGATCCGTTTGACGGGGCTTGTCATTGGCGTCCCGCAGACGTTTGAGTATTTGGATAAAATGCAGGAACGCGTCGTCCGCTTCGTAACGAAGCATTCCAACATTAGCGAGGAGAAGTTTAAAGAGCTCATGTTTTCCAAAGGCAATTTGACGCGCGACATCGGCACGAACGTCGTCGGTCCCGATGCGGTCCGGTACGGCTTGATCGATGAAGTGGGCGGCGTCTCACAGGCCATGGCGAAGCTGCGCCAGCTGATCGAAGCGAAAAAAGGCGGCGAAGGGAAGATGATCCAATGA
- a CDS encoding inner membrane ABC transporter permease protein YjfF, giving the protein MSVYDVLQTIIPTAIFFAAPLIFTALGGVFSERSGVVNIGLEGLMTIGAFVGIVFNLTFADRFGEWTPWLALLAAMVVGAVFSLLHAVASVTFRADQVVSGVAINFLALGLSLFLVKKMYGKGQTDQIQVGFDKIDVPVLSDIPVIGPLLFSNAYVTSYIAILLAFVSWYVIYKTPFGLRLRAVGEHPMAADTMGIHVAKMRYIAVMISGALGGLGGAVYATIISRDFSHATISGHGFMALAAMIFGKWHPIGAMGAALFFGLAQSLSIVGQTIPFLKNVPTVYLLIAPYVLTILALAGFIGRAEAPKAAGTPYIKGKR; this is encoded by the coding sequence GTGAGCGTGTATGACGTGTTGCAGACGATTATCCCGACAGCGATTTTCTTTGCGGCTCCCCTCATTTTCACGGCGCTTGGCGGCGTGTTCAGCGAACGGTCCGGCGTCGTCAACATCGGGCTTGAAGGATTGATGACCATCGGCGCGTTTGTCGGCATCGTCTTTAATTTGACGTTTGCCGATCGGTTTGGCGAATGGACGCCGTGGCTTGCCTTATTGGCTGCCATGGTGGTCGGCGCTGTATTTTCCCTGCTGCACGCTGTCGCGTCGGTTACCTTTCGCGCCGACCAAGTCGTCAGCGGGGTGGCGATCAACTTTTTGGCGCTTGGCCTGTCGCTGTTTTTAGTCAAAAAAATGTACGGCAAAGGCCAGACCGACCAAATTCAAGTCGGGTTTGACAAAATCGATGTGCCGGTGTTGAGCGACATCCCGGTCATCGGCCCGCTGTTGTTCTCCAATGCGTATGTGACGTCGTACATCGCCATTTTGTTGGCGTTTGTCTCTTGGTATGTGATTTATAAAACGCCGTTTGGCCTGCGGCTGCGTGCGGTCGGCGAACATCCGATGGCGGCGGATACGATGGGGATTCATGTCGCCAAAATGCGCTACATCGCCGTCATGATCAGCGGGGCGCTCGGCGGTTTGGGCGGTGCGGTATACGCGACGATCATTTCCCGCGATTTTAGCCATGCGACGATTTCTGGGCACGGATTTATGGCGCTCGCCGCCATGATTTTTGGCAAATGGCATCCGATCGGCGCGATGGGAGCGGCGCTCTTTTTCGGACTGGCGCAAAGCTTAAGCATTGTCGGGCAAACCATTCCGTTTTTGAAAAACGTTCCGACGGTTTACTTGCTCATCGCCCCGTACGTGCTCACCATTTTGGCGCTCGCCGGCTTCATCGGGCGGGCGGAGGCGCCGAAAGCGGCCGGCACGCCATATATCAAAGGAAAACGGTGA
- the mglA gene encoding Galactose/methyl galactoside import ATP-binding protein MglA has protein sequence MEYVIEMLNIRKVFGTFVANDNITLQVKKGEIHALLGENGAGKSTLMNVLFGLYQPDGGEIRVKGKPVRITDPNVANDLGIGMVHQHFMLVDTFTVTENIILGSEPTRAGTIDMKRAEQEVRELSERYGLAVDPTAKIADISVGMQQRVEILKTLYRGADILIFDEPTAVLTPQEIRELIQIMRTLVREGKSIILITHKLKEIMEVCDRVTVIRRGKGIATLEVAETNPNELAALMVGREVQFTTAKKPAEPGKSVLEIKDLVVKDARGIKAVNSLNLTVRAGEIVGIAGVDGNGQTELIEAITGLLKAESGTVKLNGRDITNLPPRKIIEAGVGHIPQDRHKHGLVLDFPIGENMVLQTYYKPPYSKRGVLNFKAIYDKARQLIREFDVRTPDEYTKARALSGGNQQKAIIGREVDRDPDLLIAAQPTRGLDVGAIEFIHKRLIEQRDRGKAVLLVSFELDEVMNVSDRIAVIYEGKIVAIVDPKETTEQELGLLMAGSKRKEAGVS, from the coding sequence TTGGAATACGTGATTGAAATGCTCAATATCCGCAAAGTGTTTGGCACGTTTGTCGCCAATGACAACATTACGCTGCAAGTGAAAAAGGGGGAGATACACGCTCTGCTTGGCGAAAACGGGGCCGGCAAATCGACGCTCATGAACGTGCTGTTCGGTTTATACCAGCCAGACGGCGGCGAAATCCGCGTCAAAGGAAAGCCGGTGCGCATCACCGACCCGAACGTCGCCAACGATCTTGGCATCGGCATGGTGCATCAGCACTTTATGCTCGTCGATACGTTCACGGTGACGGAAAACATCATTTTAGGCAGCGAACCGACGCGGGCGGGAACGATCGATATGAAGCGGGCCGAACAGGAGGTGCGCGAGCTGTCGGAACGGTATGGGCTGGCGGTCGATCCGACAGCGAAAATTGCCGACATTTCCGTCGGCATGCAGCAGCGCGTGGAAATTTTAAAAACGCTCTACCGCGGCGCGGATATTTTGATTTTTGACGAACCGACAGCGGTTTTGACGCCGCAGGAAATCCGCGAGCTCATCCAAATTATGCGCACGCTCGTCCGCGAAGGAAAATCGATCATTTTAATCACCCATAAGCTAAAAGAAATTATGGAAGTGTGCGACCGCGTCACCGTCATCCGCCGCGGCAAAGGGATCGCGACGCTTGAGGTCGCGGAAACGAACCCGAACGAGCTGGCGGCGCTCATGGTCGGCCGCGAGGTGCAGTTTACGACCGCTAAGAAACCGGCTGAACCGGGAAAATCGGTGTTGGAAATTAAAGACTTAGTCGTCAAGGACGCGCGCGGGATCAAAGCGGTCAACAGTTTGAACTTGACGGTGCGCGCCGGGGAGATCGTCGGCATCGCCGGGGTCGACGGCAACGGGCAAACCGAGCTGATCGAGGCGATTACCGGCCTTCTGAAAGCGGAATCCGGCACGGTGAAGCTGAACGGCCGCGATATTACGAACTTGCCGCCGCGCAAAATCATCGAAGCCGGCGTCGGCCATATTCCGCAAGACCGGCATAAGCACGGGCTTGTCCTCGATTTTCCGATCGGCGAAAACATGGTGCTGCAAACGTATTACAAGCCGCCGTATTCAAAGCGGGGCGTGCTGAACTTTAAAGCGATCTACGACAAAGCGCGTCAGCTCATCCGCGAATTTGACGTGCGCACGCCGGATGAATATACGAAGGCGCGGGCGCTGTCGGGCGGAAACCAGCAAAAAGCGATCATCGGCCGCGAAGTTGACCGCGACCCGGATTTGTTGATCGCCGCCCAGCCGACAAGGGGGCTTGACGTCGGCGCGATCGAGTTTATCCATAAGCGGCTCATCGAACAGCGCGACCGCGGCAAAGCGGTGCTGCTCGTCTCATTTGAGCTCGATGAAGTCATGAACGTCAGCGACCGGATCGCCGTTATTTATGAAGGGAAAATTGTCGCCATCGTCGATCCGAAAGAGACGACGGAACAAGAGCTCGGGCTGCTGATGGCCGGAAGCAAACGGAAGGAAGCAGGTGTGTCGTGA
- the alsC gene encoding D-allose transport system permease protein AlsC — MKSNRLQQLLIPVLAVLLGMAAGSIVMLVSGYNPIAGFYALVYGAFGDTYYIGETIRQTTPYILTGLAVAFAFRTGLFNIGVEGQLIVGWLAAVWVGVSFDLPKIIHLPLAILAAALAGALWGLIPGVLKAYLKVHEVIITIMMNYIALHVTNAIIRSVLSDEGFKSKPVKESASLHSDFFDAITYHSTMHYGIFIAVAAAFVMWFLLERTTKGFELRAVGFNQHASQYAGMNVRANIILAMVISGAFAGVAGAMEGLGTFGNISTKAGFTGLGFDGIAVALIGGNNAFGILLSALLFGALKVGALEMPSSAGVPTELVDIIIALIIFFVASSYMIRWLLSRWQKGAE, encoded by the coding sequence ATGAAGTCAAACCGTCTCCAGCAATTGTTGATTCCTGTATTGGCCGTCTTGCTCGGCATGGCTGCCGGATCCATCGTCATGCTCGTGAGCGGCTACAACCCGATCGCTGGGTTTTACGCTCTCGTGTACGGGGCATTTGGCGATACGTACTATATCGGCGAAACGATCCGCCAGACGACGCCGTACATTTTAACCGGGTTGGCGGTGGCGTTTGCTTTTCGCACCGGCTTGTTTAACATCGGGGTCGAAGGGCAGCTGATCGTCGGCTGGCTGGCGGCCGTCTGGGTCGGCGTGTCGTTCGACTTGCCGAAAATCATCCATTTGCCGCTCGCCATTTTGGCGGCCGCCCTCGCCGGAGCGCTTTGGGGGCTGATCCCGGGCGTGCTAAAGGCGTATTTAAAAGTGCATGAAGTCATTATTACGATTATGATGAACTATATTGCTTTGCATGTAACGAACGCCATCATCCGTTCCGTTTTGTCCGATGAGGGATTTAAATCAAAGCCGGTGAAAGAAAGCGCATCGCTTCACTCCGACTTTTTTGATGCCATTACGTATCATTCCACCATGCATTACGGCATTTTCATCGCTGTCGCCGCCGCATTTGTCATGTGGTTTTTGCTTGAGCGGACGACGAAAGGGTTTGAGCTGCGGGCGGTCGGGTTCAACCAGCATGCCTCCCAGTATGCCGGCATGAACGTGCGCGCCAACATCATTTTAGCGATGGTCATCTCCGGCGCTTTTGCCGGCGTCGCCGGGGCGATGGAGGGGCTTGGCACATTTGGAAACATCTCGACGAAAGCCGGCTTTACCGGCCTCGGGTTTGACGGCATCGCCGTCGCCCTGATTGGCGGCAACAACGCGTTTGGCATTTTGCTCTCCGCCTTGTTGTTTGGCGCCTTAAAAGTCGGGGCGTTGGAAATGCCGTCAAGCGCCGGCGTGCCGACCGAACTCGTTGACATTATTATCGCGCTCATCATTTTCTTTGTGGCATCGAGCTATATGATTCGCTGGCTGTTATCTCGCTGGCAAAAGGGGGCGGAGTAA
- the tmpC gene encoding Purine nucleoside receptor A, producing the protein MMKKRFGWALSVLFAAGTLLSACGQAGNNAGGNNKEDTFSVAMVTDVGGVDDKSFNQSAWEGIQKFGKDNGLEKGRGGYDYLQSTSDTDYPTNLNKLVRSDFDLIFGIGYLMGDAVKEVAKQNPKKHFAIVDTVVDEPNVASITFKEHEGSFLVGVVAGLMTKTNKIGFVGGMEIPLIEKFESGFRAGVKAVNPKATVQVQYAGAFNQADKGKAIASSMYASGVDIIYHAAGATGNGVFSEAKDLKKKDPNREIWVIGVDKDQAPEGEVKVGGKTYNVTLTSMVKRVDVAVYDTAKRAKDGDFPGGKTIEYGLPENGVGIAPTQDNIPENVLKTVDEWKQKIIKGEVKVPTNRKEYEQFAATIK; encoded by the coding sequence ATGATGAAAAAACGATTCGGATGGGCGTTGTCCGTTCTGTTTGCCGCCGGCACGCTGCTTAGCGCCTGCGGACAAGCCGGCAACAATGCGGGAGGCAATAATAAGGAAGATACGTTTAGCGTCGCCATGGTCACCGACGTCGGCGGCGTTGATGACAAATCGTTTAACCAGTCCGCGTGGGAAGGGATTCAAAAGTTCGGCAAAGACAACGGGCTAGAAAAAGGACGCGGTGGGTACGACTATTTGCAGTCGACGAGCGACACCGATTATCCAACCAACTTAAACAAGCTCGTGCGCAGCGACTTTGACTTGATTTTCGGCATCGGGTATTTGATGGGCGACGCGGTGAAAGAAGTCGCGAAGCAAAACCCGAAAAAACATTTCGCCATCGTCGACACGGTTGTTGATGAGCCAAACGTCGCCAGCATCACGTTCAAGGAGCATGAAGGCTCGTTCCTTGTCGGCGTTGTTGCCGGTTTGATGACGAAAACGAATAAAATCGGCTTTGTCGGTGGGATGGAAATTCCGTTGATCGAAAAATTCGAAAGCGGATTCCGCGCCGGCGTGAAAGCGGTCAACCCGAAGGCGACCGTTCAAGTGCAATACGCAGGGGCGTTTAACCAAGCGGATAAAGGGAAAGCGATCGCTTCGAGCATGTACGCTTCCGGCGTCGACATCATCTACCATGCGGCCGGGGCGACTGGAAACGGTGTTTTCTCAGAGGCAAAAGACTTGAAGAAAAAAGATCCGAACCGTGAAATTTGGGTGATCGGCGTTGATAAAGACCAAGCACCGGAAGGGGAAGTGAAAGTCGGCGGCAAAACGTACAACGTAACGCTCACTTCGATGGTGAAACGCGTCGACGTCGCTGTCTATGACACGGCGAAACGGGCGAAAGACGGCGACTTCCCGGGCGGCAAAACGATTGAGTACGGGTTGCCGGAAAATGGGGTTGGCATTGCCCCGACGCAAGACAACATTCCGGAGAACGTGTTAAAAACAGTTGACGAATGGAAGCAAAAAATCATCAAAGGCGAAGTGAAAGTGCCGACGAATCGGAAAGAGTACGAGCAATTCGCTGCGACGATCAAGTGA